The Oryza glaberrima chromosome 9, OglaRS2, whole genome shotgun sequence genome includes a window with the following:
- the LOC127785281 gene encoding probable plastid-lipid-associated protein 2, chloroplastic translates to MAGSSSLSTLSLCTQSPSPSPVASARLVAPAVLGFAGAPRFPTLRAAPRRLTARAVAGDAEDEWGKEPAADQGGAAAAVAEAPADVPVTSEVAELKAKLKEALYGTERGLRASSETRAEVVELITQLEARNPTPAPTEALTLLNGKWILAYTSFSQLFPLLGSGSLPQLVKLEEISQTIDSENFTVQNCIKFSGPLATTSVSTNAKFEVRSPKRVQIKFDEGIIGTPQLTDSIVLPEKFELFGQNIDLTPLKGIFSSIENAASSVARTISGQPPLKIPIRTDNAESWLLTTYLDDELRISRGDGSSIFVLFKEGSTLLY, encoded by the exons ATGGCGGGGTCGTCGTCCCTCAGCACGCTCTCCCTCTGCACGCAGTCGCCATCACCGTCACCGGTGGCGTCCGCCCGCCTCGTGGCACCGGCTGTCCTCGGTTTCGCCGGGGCCCCGCGGTTCCCGACGCTGCGGGCCGCGCCACGGCGGCtgacggcgcgggcggtggccggGGACGCCGAGGACGAGTGGGGGAaggagccggcggcggaccagggcggtgccgccgcggcggtggccgaggCGCCCGCGGATGTGCCGGTGACGAGCGAGGTCGCGGAGCTCAAGGCGAAGCTGAAGGAGGCGCTGTACGGTACGGAGCGCGGCCTGCGCGCGTCCAGCGAGACGCGCGCGGAGGTGGTCGAGCTCATCACGCAGCTCGAGGCCCGCAACCCCACGCCGGCGCCCACCGAGGCGCTCACCCTCCTCAACGGCAAGTGGATCCTCGC GTACACCTCATTTTCACAGCTATTCCCACTATTGGGGTCTGGTAGTTTGCCTCAGCTTGTCAAGCTGGAAGAAATATCACAAACTATTGATTCTGAGAACTTCACAGTTCAGAATTGCATCAAGTTTTCAGGACCTTTAGCAACAACTTCAGTGTCTACCAATGCCAAATTTGAAGTTCGAAGTCCCAAACGTGTACAG atcaaatttgatgaaggCATTATCGGCACTCCACAATTGACTGATTCTATTGTACTACCTGAGAAGTTTGAGTTATTTGGGCAGAATATTGACCTGACCCCATTGAAGGGCATATTTTCATCAATTGAAAATGCAGCATCCTCAGTTGCTAGAACCATCTCTGGTCAACCTCCACTAAAGATACCAATTAGGACTGACAATGCTGAGTCTTGGTTGCTCACAACCTACCTTGATGATGAGCTTAGAATCTCCAGAGGTGATGGCAGCAGCATCTTTGTACTGTTTAAGGAAGGAAGCACCCTCCTATATTAA